Within the Papaver somniferum cultivar HN1 unplaced genomic scaffold, ASM357369v1 unplaced-scaffold_132, whole genome shotgun sequence genome, the region cctttttgttgatgaagttccacggttccttgagtagatcttcgtcgttgtatgatgaatcgccatgaagtccttgagctcaacttcacttttctatcctagtccgagacttagctatgtaggatagaaatcaagactcatagttttgatcactaacattgacaaacatgcttgagatagcaacgcatgcgaggtcgaccgatctatgctctaacacaccgGGACGTGTTCATGCAGTATGAATTCAATGCTTCTTAGTTCTACGAAGGATTATCTGAAATCGAAAAGCTTTAGAAGCTGCAAGGTGAGATGCGTGAAGTTCCTTCTGCAGACTGCATTTCTCGTCAGGAAGAAGAGATCGAAAGGTTGTCTAAGGAGCTGAAGCTGAAGCAGGCCACTCTCTAGAGTATGAAAGTTGCTTTCTTTCAGAAGAACGAGTTGCTGCTGAAGGATTTCCCTTAAATGCTTTACATCTTTTATAGTCATGTTTTCCTTTCTTAGGTGGTTTGAGCGATGTGTGGAAATCCTTTCGCATCTTGATTTTGGGTCTTGAattaataggtggttgaattttgaattggtttattttgaaaTAGTTTTGAACGGAATTTGCATTCTGGTTATGAATAATGTGGTTATTCTAACGATATCGTACATGTATTATAGAATTGCAAATATCGTGTGAAAAGGGAAAACATAAAAGGGGAAAGATAGGCACGATGTTTAAGGTGATTTGCATCATTGAACCTCTTTCTCAGTATGGGACGCCAAGTCCCCAGTAGATTATAAAACTATCTTTCTCGTAAAATTATttaatagaacttacttgctcttcGAAATTCCATTTGCATGAAACTAGATCTTCCCAAGTACCCACTTCAAGAAAGTCGTACACACTAATCTTCAGATAGAGAAACAACTCTTCTGAATTAAGCTTCTTCTAGACAATGCGTTTCAGGGCGTTGCATTTACTGGTAGGGTGATGAAGAAAatggtgataatgacaatatctcGGATCTATTATTTCTTGATCAGTCAGTTGACGCCATACAGGAAGCAGCTGCACCTCTCCGTCTCGTACCCATAACCTCAACAACTCCAAGATTTTCTTCATCGAGAACGGGAAATGCGGGTATCTTGAGTCTGGCTTTTCTTGCGCTAACGGATGCTGTGACGTCTCCCGTTGACGTTGATGTGAAGCACGCTTCGGATATGGAGTTTAAAACCAGTGTGTGTTAGCATACCTGCGGCCCGCTTAGTTGGGCGGCTTTGCCGGAACGCAGAAGGCATCGTATTGGCGATAACATCACTGCTGGGTGAATAAGTTGAACGCTCCCATCCCCTGTATTCACGTGCTCCTTGATTTATTTCTCCTTCCTcaagcatttcttcacttggatGAAAATTTGTTGCGGATTGGGCAGCCTTCTGAACTTCGGCAAGGGTTTTGATatataaatcttccagcaaggcttCGTAAGCCGCAAGATCCTTTTCTTTATCCAGAAAATGTTGTGGCATCTCCGATAAGTCTTTTCCTCTGTGGAATTGTCTTGAGTCTCCGTTGACAGCTGGatcatgttgttcgtctctcctTAGTCCCCTGTGGATTCTTTCTGCATCTCTGCTGGTAAAGTCATGGCTTCCAGATAAGGATCCAACGTTTTTTACATTAGCGTTTGCGGTACTCCCTGGGTAAACGCTTGCCGAGCTTTCTTGTAATTGAACTGTTATATTGTTTAAAAGGCAGAATGTCTCGCTCTGACTTCTAGCAATACCGACCTGATTTGCCAGGATATCCTCCAGCATCCTAGCCACATTTCCCATGATGTCTGAATTATCTATGGCTTCCGAAGAATCTAGCGGGTGAGGATATATCGTGAAATGAAAGCTTGGATTGgtgaaaaatgaataggttaatgattgaattgtaCCTAAGATCTATCCTTCAAAATTGAGAAGGCTATTTcagcaaccgagagattaatctcccactgtggtcaccaattgtttatgggtgaaaactatttctgctggttttgataattttgggtgtgtgtggatgagaaatgaatctaaaccttaaacaaatgcacttcagtgagtgcttttgattcgagagatcaatctatacaattctggcctaaaccaagaaatggtcgttccagacttgcttcggtcacaaagtgaaggagatggggttgatcttagggagggaagcgaagaaggttttgagattgtgaaggtgttggcggtttatgacttatatcagaatgatgaactggcttgaacaatgtaagctatcagttctgggtgttttctgaatactatgacaacacttggtttctctccgTCTGTGTTGTttagaaataggtgaaggacctatttatacaagtcattgagcgcaaccctcatctcgtaggaagtggaggaggtgaagtgatggagtagtggggtcatgtaggaatggtgattgtcacacgatcacacctttgcccacttccctcatcactgttaaccgtccaccttttcctgacacgttcttgtaatggcgtgttgcacgctgcacgctgtaaaccgccagaccaataccccagtaagtatcccccagtttgtgacatgcttgatgtctcgaacgaGCGGATCGTAGGACCcaccgcaggaaatagcatacggtgctaagttatttaaggagttggtattcgtgaaatatcgtgtatgctcgatgcatgtaatgcatcgaaaacaatcaatatgtatgaagcatcgctgttttaaagcttaaccgaataagtcgcggattaagcgtcttaaaatagcatcacgtccaaccatcttcaagtgatcgtttggaggccgcacggGCGAGACaccccctggtcgatcactccccgtggaagagtggcggacggtgatcactgaggtgcttcattggtcgtctagcttttaacctgggatgtccgtccaagctggcaaagttggacggacgagatggtttacggcatatatctacgaccgttgatggaattttagggtttttaggaggtgcgcaagcatccctctttgtctTGATCGAATTCTAGCATGGGCATtacttttggtgggaccgatcggtcaCGCATGAAGGAGGTACGTTGTTGTGCACGTCTATACCTCTCAGTCCCAcgaaggcttgatctaggccactcaaattgactggcaaagatgactggtcgtgatcgatttgcgacagaaatccattgctgAAAAATATTTAGAAGtcgcgtgacatgccaccttcgggcgtgcgtttcgagacgCTCGGCTATGGTTCACCTAGGTCGGTCGGTCACACGCACATATGGGCCCACGGTAATCAcgtcgacatccttgggacctcttgagtctatatctacaccctccgtttaggctggcgaagatggatggacgcgatcgaactacgacagatatgtatcgccgcaaaccctaattagggtttttaaacgaTCACGCACGGGTGACTTTGGCCAAAAGGTTTGGCAaaccacgcttctcctttgggaggatcgaccgtgtggggcccacgttgggctgacagtgaacatatgtgcaccttcctgatggtcttaggcgcgatctaagccatccaaatatgctggctaagttggatggtcatgatcgtttcaaaacattagtggaatttctgcgaccctttaaagcatcacgctaTCCATGCTTCGAGcaaacgtttcattgctccatggctttgccGTGCGAAAGCCGATAGGGTAggggagaagtgggcccgccaacgtgtatGTTGACTCTtatctgatcattcatgggatgatctaatccgtccaacttcgcaagcgatggttttaagactgccatGGACAGTCTACGTTCGATCAAACCTCTATAAAGCATCACGGCCACCCTACTTAGAGTTGGCGTTTGATGGTGCTGGGAggtgttcgtgtgatgttcgaccggctgggacacaagtgggcccgccggtggtcatcacgtcaaTCTCCCATTTTTTTCcaaggtttggctaggcttgttaaattgcgcggccaacttgtgtggccgcgatcgtttctgagactgatatggacagtccagattttccttaaggaaattaaatacgttTGATTGAGCTGAAAGCGCATCGATTCGAAATTTTCTTTTGTCATAgagtgatgtagcatgtacgggtatttcgtacatgtctcaaaattggaacttggagattcatgttactctgctgagagtgaatactcagtcgtcatgtcatgctaataatgagagttcggcgaggaacaacacaggaaatactaggaaaatcatgcattaattaataatgctaaaattcacagaataattgggattgttgttgcatgcaccattctgggtgaatttcgtgtatttattgaattgcttcgaataaataaagcgaagaggtactcatcacttatcgaacggctttaccctttgcaggatgtcagcgcattaaatttgattttacaattttatccctgaactaaaatccaccatcaacagctccAAAGAGATGATTCCATGTCAATAGGTTTCTAATCTTTTGTTTAAATGGTTTACGACAATTAAATCCGTAGTGGTTGTCATATTTGTCTTTTATGTACCTATTAGAGTCAAATTTAGTTTCTAGGTAAAATTCTCAAGACATGATAATCATACTAATTGCGGGTACATCATTCACCATTAGCTAAGAGACAATAGATCGTAGGTGAAGTACTTATGATAGACAAACAAATGCGTCTAATGATCCATATACCTTGTGTGtcattcatgtctacctaacttgatttgtgtttaatattcttaaatgttcatgtttaaagaAACAAATAATGCTGATGACTTGTTGTTTTTGGTGAATTGCAAAGAAGAACGTTCAAgaattttgtattttcttctttgtcAAGGAAATCTTTTTGTATGCTTTTGGTAGCCATTCCTGGTGTAAATCCCGACGGAAAAGATTGACTTTTTCCTCTATGAGCAAATCAACTTGTATGTTCTTTACAAGCTTATATCTTAGATAAGACCATCACAATACTTGATCCTCATGTATATTCTTGTGTATTGCTCAaaatcttatgagatatatgtgccatttactttatgtgaattgaactgatatctcatatatgctcagaaattaagtctattatgtttaATAAACTAAAAATAGATTAAACTTTGTGAAAAAAATTCACAATATCGATCTACTCGTGATCACAGTTCTGTGTTCTTACTGCACTATCTActtcgtaagattttcttatgttgagtaataCCGATGAAAATtgtctctttgttcgtaactggcgttgaTATTAATTTATATCGATGTTAAGGATacatatccatgtgatttgttaatgtccaacatCCTTCTTTTTACAAAAGTAAGGTCATTCatattgttcttttgggaatgacatcaaatgggggagagttcttaagtgaacttgtgcttaattgctatatctttgtggtgGTGTGGGGGTGTGGAatttaaaggggatgcttgtatcttaaatatcCTAGACGGGACACTAAGTATTTTATACTATGTGATATCGTTTAAATTAAAGTTGATATGATCACCTTTAAGTCTTGAAGTATCtttaattcattatgatcccatgattttcgtaccgttgccaatttttattgacaaaaagggggagaattaattagtagttttacggatcattatgcaagggggagtggatcaaaatctataggtttcacatattatgcaaaatatgtaagtaataactaggggggggggggggggaacatATCAACGTGGTATTActttgaagttatgatacaattgtactttggagaagataataatactatgtttttgtataatGACGAtcgagaatatttgttttcaaagttgttatcgctacggatcttcaacaacaaccatgttgagttgaacacattcagaatcattgcaacttgaagtaatgaagaattcaaggagtttaagaaaccaaggatatcaagcatgatggattcaaggagtttttttgaagctttatctttttaatccatatgtattgatagttttgtcactaaaatcgacaaaaggggagattgttagagcattgctcggttgaactcacaagtattgctatatcaagcttgttttcaattttttagttgatcaaaactatgtcttgatttctagtcaacaattagtcaagtctcggtttaggatataATTATGTAGTTGAGATTCAGACATCACTATattttaccgtttgaaggcgaagatcaaccaaagcttttggagaacttcttcaacaaaaggtaagtgaagactaaaccacctatttctcaagttatattcatccttctatATATGTGATTATTATGTCGCATGACTAACTAGACTAtcgcaagcatatcaagaatctcgagtcaagtttatcttggtaattcgttctcgaaatatatatgactaagattaatgaacatttgttcatacttgatgaatttcggttaagaacaatctattgttcataatctaaattgtgattcaagattatcattcgaaaatagcctggaacagtgatatgtgtgtcattgatgttatttgggaatgtttcgaattgatttagagagaaatatagaactactgtaaatctggatacaggacaatgtgcataccagtttcacatactgggaaaattgttataggtccggagcttCACTTTATGTATCCAGTATACGTACCGACATAGATATAGTTCGACAACatttttttggtacgcatacccagtatccataccataaaaagtctgttgctcgtgaaccaggaatggtacgcataccGTAAAAGAACTATTGGTTTTGAAACCGGAGTGGTATTTatacccggtacgcaaaccgGAAAAGTTATCTGAGTTTCTGaactcgtttttgtcttaagggtacacatgcCTGGTACATGCaccatgacaaaaatagtcacgaacaaggtagagtacacgtacctggtacacgtacttgcgttgtcgaatattttcagatgcacaaaaattatttctgtgagataattggaatttgaataaatctctaaaaaaattatatatacctAATTGATTACATTATAACCgatggttgtgactcaagcttaaagtcttaagtgttatatgaaaatggttaatcttatggttcaatcggctagtttcggctaaccgtccatgaacaatgtctttgtatacggttcggttacggttcatcctaaccagagtgtatatcttggtatgttaatctcatttcaaagattcatctaacggtggatattgtttgcttggttccaaagctatcttagcttaaacctaaagcaacctatactttgGAAGTTTATATAAGGGAGagcctcaaacaactgggatatttgaatcccCGACACTATTTTTGTGTGTcgtagttgtaaactagagtcgtcctctccctcaaacccttttaggatttagcgactaaaaagacttcacctagggattcgtgaagccaggtccaactatctttatcttgatagttcgtgtatcctgatcttgttttgattattGAGatgctcactcaaacaagatagatagaaatcgcaaagttttcttcatctcagactttgtgattccaaaggtttaatacttgtgaggtgaataagaatctaggatgctcttcgggaagtataagaccggattttgaggttaactagactttgtctattgctatcgatttccagtctcaccttgatctatcgatcaaaaaggaaatcacatataggcttatccgtgggagacagattggtttaaagtcttcaattaagttaaagcaactcttaggatgtaaaggacgtcagctaagggaatcaattgtgcggagtcctgctgggattcaacaggcgtaaggagcacgactgtaactgaattgatgtgagggtttaatttggtctcaattacgttccagtctgaagttatgaATTTGTAGTAAGCTAGAGTTTGTAGAGGCTTAATGCAGTTTGGTgtacaatctggactaggtcccgaggtttttctgcatttacggtttcctcgttaacaaaatttctggtgtctgtgttatttcttttccgcattatattatttatctttataattgaaatatcacaggttgtacataaaccaatcaaagtagatatatccatccttgtttgttggatacgacttgattgattcttggatattgatctttggaatcgtccaagtactctcacttctaaatcaagttcacagactagtcTTTGTAAACTTTCTGATCGTGAGAGGAAGAGATATAACTCAAcgggaacattatttaaatacccctcaaaattctccccttaaaatatacccttattcaatttttaaaaatacccCTACCTTCTGAAAAGTTgacgcaactagcacaagttgcttccaCAAGTGgacgcaactagcacaagttgctttcaaaaagtggaagcaactttctcaagCTGACtccaaaaaaatcattttttaccTCTCGGGGGTATTTGTgcaaaatcaacaaaaatggagggtatttataacattcccagTAACTCTAACTATTActccttgattgagattcgttAAGTTGAACTttcggaattgtatttaagtttgtccatacagattgcctaagaaaaagttggttgtgtattttggtaccctatATTTTCAAAGTGAAACAAGGGAATAATGTAGATAGGCGCAGACGCATGGCATATAGATTCATAAGAAATttcacatgtttttttttcttgataaacaTATATACACCTGTTTCGGACATGTGCTAAACTTACACTCTAAAATAAAAATTTCACACTCTTGTGTTAATTCACATCTTCTGAATAAGGACGTTGATGCAAACCAGATACAAGCACCTAAATCAATAAGGAGATGATACATCCAATGAGCAACTCCCACATAAAAATAAGCTTAATCATCACAGAGAGAACCAAATCCAAACTGATGGAAGTTCCTAATGTAATAGAAATACACTCAAAATACCAGTGAGATACGGGTTGCCTGTTGAAAAACCGGTATACACAGTACCCTTGGCAAAAACTACAGAACTAACCAACTCAAGTTTTATTCAAATTATAATTATCTCCCCAAAGGCATCAAACTTTTTTGTTTGGCAATATATTTTGAGTTTTGATTGACAAAGCCACAAACTATAGAGTACGAATTAACTGAACATGAAAGAAAATAATCACCAAAATGACAAGACAAAAAGCGTGCCATCACAAGAATCGGCTAAAACATTTCCTTTTTAATAAACTGTACAGGATTATATTTGAAGTTTCAACACTAACGAACGGCAACACGCTCTTAGACTAGAATGTAAGTTCTATCCTTAGAGCAACCACAATCATAAACGGGACTAAAGACCAAACGCCATACCAAAAGCTAAATTTATTTGGCATTTTCAGAGGTCAAGCGTAGTGGTGAAAGACTAAAATTTAGTCAGGCGAACAAAATAACAACGTATGAAATGGAACGGATATACAATGAGCGTACAATGGTCAGGCGTTGGTATTGTGGGCGTATGTATGGGACGAATGTATTTTGAACGCCTGGTGTTGGGCGTGAGTATTACTAACGCCTGGCAACAGACGGAAATGAAAGACTACGCCCAATCAGCAGACGGAAATGAAATACTACGCCCGATCAGCAGGCGGACTTATAGCAAACGTCTTGTTGGGGGAGTAATTATTGTATATGTTGGGCGGTGATAGTATATGCGCTTGATGTGAGGCGCTAATAATACTCTCGCCCCAATCAGGCGCTGATAATACTCTCGCCTCAATCAAGCGCCCTTTATATCACCGCCCCATCTCAAGCGCCCTTTTAATAAACGCCCCACTGTCAAGCGGCCCTTATACTTACGCTTAAACCATACGCTCATTATATCTTCGTCCCACTATACTTGGGTTTGGTCTGGGTTGACGACTAGTTTTAgtctcaaaccctaaaaatccagaccaaatatgcTTATAGTCTGTTCCACTACGCTTCCAAtcctgaccaaatttgggtatagtccctAATTATGATCGTgattgtggatgctcttagagTTGACTTCCCTTTGTTTTTTATCCTTCAAATACAAAAATCTTGATATCCACGAACCAATAAGAAATAGAGaataatcaattaagaaaaaaagaCATTTGAAAAGAGATAAGAAAAAGCGAAAGCGCCGTCAATCATGAATCAAACGGGCGGCCGACCTGAAGAAGACAAATCAACGGGTCGATCGACTTTCGAGCCGAGCCTAATGGAAGGTGTCCGCGTGAAAAAGGATGGCATTGACAACTTAAAGCTACTCCGTCGGTCGGATTTGGATTACTGACCAAACTGATAAAACTTACTCCCAGCATTTACACTACCACCACGAAATACACCACCTCCACGGTGACTACTGCCACCGGAAATTGAAGATTGCCTTGTCGTAAAACTCACCAGACTAGTCGTTCTATTCAATTTTCCATTCACAATTTGCTTCCTGACTTCATCTGGTAGCCTCAAAGTAAATCTCTCAACATTTTCTCCAGGTTGAATAACCGAATTCCCCGTCGAATGAGATCTAGGAAATTTCGCTAGAATTTTCTTCGGTTTTTTCGGTTTAAATGATTTAGACCTCGCTGGACGATTCTGCATCGCAGTTTGCGAACGATTAATTAAATCAGGAGCACTTGTAGCAGAATCAGTAGTAACGGAAGACGACGATGATCCATCTGTGACTCTAATCAAAACTTGTTCTTGTGAATCATTTATCACTTCATCGGACCTTCTTCTTCTCTCGGTATCTGAATCGGTGTCAGAATCCGAGTCATCATGAGTAGTATGTACACGTCGTTGCTCCACATCGTTTGCATCATTAGtaggtgttatttcttttaaatcACAGCGACAAACAGGACAAGTAGTATGAGAAACTAACCAAGCATCAATACATTCAGGATGAAAAACATGGTCGCATTTAGGAAGCAATCTACAAGTTTCATCATCTTCGAATTCATTCAAACAAACAGCACACTCTAAAGCTCCTTTGCCAATCTTTAATCCTTTGACAACTGAATAAATAAATGTCGGAAACGTATCGATAACGCTTGGATCAAGCCCTCGTTTGGCTCTTCTTGATCTTCCAATACCGTTAACGTTTACTGCTCTTGTTGCATCTCCTGGACTATTTTGATCAACACATTGACGAATGTAAATTGAGAAAAAACCCATGAAGAAAAAAGCAACTATTAGTACTACTATTACCACTAACATCGATGGTCTGAAATTCTGATCCAGCAGTTTTGGAGGTGGTGGTGTTTGTCGGGGAGGTGATTGTGCCGATGTGTAAGGTAGTAAGAtgacgatgaagacgatgaatTTTGATCCGTACACGTGGAAGGTCCATGGGATTTGGGTGTTTCTCTTCCGTGTTAGTGAAATCATGGCTAAAAAAATGTTTGGAAGAGAGTAGAAAGGATTTGATAGGAGAGAAAGAGAGGGAGATATAAAAGAGAGATGAAATCGTGGGATTCAAGACAg harbors:
- the LOC113333349 gene encoding E3 ubiquitin-protein ligase ATL31-like, which gives rise to MISLTRKRNTQIPWTFHVYGSKFIVFIVILLPYTSAQSPPRQTPPPPKLLDQNFRPSMLVVIVVLIVAFFFMGFFSIYIRQCVDQNSPGDATRAVNVNGIGRSRRAKRGLDPSVIDTFPTFIYSVVKGLKIGKGALECAVCLNEFEDDETCRLLPKCDHVFHPECIDAWLVSHTTCPVCRCDLKEITPTNDANDVEQRRVHTTHDDSDSDTDSDTERRRRSDEVINDSQEQVLIRVTDGSSSSSVTTDSATSAPDLINRSQTAMQNRPARSKSFKPKKPKKILAKFPRSHSTGNSVIQPGENVERFTLRLPDEVRKQIVNGKLNRTTSLVSFTTRQSSISGGSSHRGGGVFRGGSVNAGSKFYQFGQ